The nucleotide sequence GGACAACAAGATCCTGCTGATCCTGGTCAAGCCGACGATCATCTTGCAGGAAGAGCGTGAAGAGGATGCGTTGGCCGCGCTGGAAGCTGGCATCGGCAACGAGTTCCGATACTGACAGCTCCATGTCGGAGAGTCGGTTGTACGTGGGGTCTACGACGCGCGAGGGATTCCCTACACGATGATGTTCTACGGATTCAGGCACAGCAAAGACGGAAGTGGACATATGAGAAAGCAGATGCAGGAGCGACCAGGCACCTGGCGATTGCTGATTGGCTCGGTGCTTATTCTCTGCGCCGGGGCGGGGTTGGCGACGGCAAACGACGTGTCATTTTCCTTCTCGAACGCGATCGACGGCGGTCTGACCGCGGACGGACCGCAGGAGTTCCTGGTTCGTTTTGTCGATCGGAACGGGCCGCCCGTGAGCTGCCCGGATCTGACCGGTCCGCTGACGACGCGGACCGTGCGTGACGCGATTTCCAACGTTGTGGTGGAAGGTGCGTCCGTTCAGAGCGAGTTCGATGGCGTTGTGCCTGGTCTGGCGACGGTGTCGCTTCCCGGCCACGTGGGTCTGGCCGATGCGCTGGCGCGTTTCGCCGCCTGCGACGACGTGCTGTACGTGGAGCCGAACTATCGTTATACCCTCTGGGGCGTGCCGACAGGGACGACCCTCGACGGTGGGGCGGCCGAGGCGGACGTTCGCCTGGTGTCTCTGGACGTCGCCGATTCCGACGGAGTGAACCTCGACGCGGCGGTGGCCGCCATCGAGCGCGCCGTGGCGGCCGGGGCCAGAGTGATCGTGATCTCCTGGACCGGCCCCGATTACAGCGAGAGCCTGAGGAACGCTATCGAGGCCGCCGGGGAGAAGGGCGTGCTGGTTGTGGCGGCGGCGGGGGACGAGTCCAGAAACACCGATCTGTCACCGGTCTATCCGGCCGGCTACGATGCATCCAATCTGATCACGGTCCTGGCGACCAACGAAAATGACGAGCTGGTCTGGTCGTCCAACTACGGACGCACGTCCGTGGACCTGGGGCAGACGGCCGACGGCGGCACGGCATCGGCCGCCTCGCAGGTCGCCGGCGCCGGGGCCATGTTGTTCGCCCAGCATCCGGGGCTTTCCCCGATCCAGGTCAAGCACGTGCTGATGCAGACGGCCGACAGGGTCCTGCCGGGCCTGACGGCCTCGCAAGGGACGCTCAACCTCGCGGCAGCCCTGGCCGCCGTGCCGAGCGGACAGCCCGGACGCGTGGTCAATACACGCGACGTCGAGACCGTCTATCCGTCGATTCAGGCGGCCATCGACGATGCCAACAACGGCGACGTGATCATCGCCGAGACCCGTGCCTCCGGCAACACCGTCTACAGCGAACGGATCGATTTCAACGGCAAGGCCATCACGCTTCGCAGCGGAAGTGTCGAGGATCCCGACGATCCGAACGTCTATCCGGAAACCACGTTCATTGCCGGCGTCTCGGGCCAGCAAGGGTCGATCGTGACCTTCGCCAACGGCGAAGGCTCCGACAGCGTCCTGAGAGGTCTGACAATCGGCTGGGGCGTCGCCGAATACGGCGGCGGCATTCGCATTGAGGAATCGTCCCCCACGATCGATCGCTGCATCATCACGGACAACCAGGCCCAATACTACGGCGGCGGCATCGACTGCTTCGGCGGCTCGCCCGAGATCGTCAACTGCGTGATCCAGAACAACCGGGTGCTGGCCCAGGACGGCCTGGGCGGCGGCATCAATTGTGAAGACGGTGCGCCGACGATCACCCATACCACCATTCGCAATAATACCTCCATGAATCTCGGTGGCGGCGTCGCCTGCTACAACGCCAGTCCGATGCTGTTCAACTGCTTCGTGATCAACAACTCGGCGACCAGCGGAAGCGGCCAGTTCGACCTGGAAGATTCCTCCCCGTCGATCACGAACTGCACGATCGTCGTCGATGAAAACCCGCCCGGCAACGGCGGCATCGTCTGCTCGGGACGATCCGACCCGACGATCGTCAACTGTATCCTCTGGGGCAATGGGGACGATCTGGTCAACTGCTTTGCCTCCTACTCCTGTATCGAAGACGGCGACGCGGGCGAAGGCAACATCTCCGACGATCCGCTCCTGATCGCCGGGCCGCTCGGCCGATACTACCTCAGCCAGATCGCAGCCGGGCAGTTGATCGACAGCCCGTGCGTCGATGCGGGCGATCCCACCGTCGGCGTTTCGCTGGCGGCCAGAACCACGCGCACCGACGGCGTCGAGGACGCCGACACGATCGACGTGGGGGCCCACTATGACGTTGCCTCGGCGAACCTGTTCCCGCTGAACCTCACGCTGATGACGGTTGACGCCGACGGCGCGCCCATTGAAGGGGAAGTCGGCGGCACAGTCGATCCGAACGGCGGCTTGTTCCGCGAGTTCTCCGTGCTCGAACTGACCGCCGAGTCGGCCGAGGGATATCGTCTCAAGCAGTGGCTGCTGACGACCGGCGAGATGATCGAGCCCGACGCCACGATTGCCAGGACGGTGCTCGGACCGATCAACATGATCGCGGTCTTCGAGAAGGTCCCGCTGTACGAGCTTCGGATCACGGTGGCCGGCGGCAACGGGTCCGTCAGCCCGGAACACCGTCGCGGCCAGATCTATCCCGACGGCACGGTTATCCATCTGGTCGCTTCGCCTGCGTCCGGCTATATCGTGGACGCATGGCAAGGGACCGACAACGACGCGCTGTGGACCAACGCCAATACGGTGACGGTCGATGCGAGCAAAGAGGTTCTCGTCAGCTTCCGCCAGCCCAAGACCTTGCACGTGCCGGGGCAGTACCGCTCGATTCACGAGGCGGTCCGGGCGGCCAGCAACCACGGCGACAAGATCGTCGTGGGCACCGGTATTCACCGTGTCCATTCGATCGACTTCGAGGGCAAGGCCATCACCCTGGCCAGCGAGAATCCGGACGATCCGGAATGCGTCGCCTCGACGATCCTCGACGCCAGACAGTTGGGGCGTCTGTTCGTCTTCCAGAGCGGTGAAGGCCCTGATTCGGTTGTCGACGGCTTCACCCTGCGCAACGGCTCGGCCGTGTTCGATCCGGAGACGCCGAACGACAGTGGCGGCAATGGCGCCGATGGCGACGACGCTCTCGGCGGGGCCATAGCGTGTTTCGAAGGCAGCAGCCCGACCTTGTCGAATTTGATTATCGAGAACTGTATCGCGCAAGGCCGTAACGGCGAGGACGCCAGCGCTCCGCCGACTCCGCCAGCGGCGCCGGATGCACCGGCCGATCCGGCCGATCCGGCCGATCCGCTGGATCCCCCGGCCGAGCCCGCGCCTAATCCGAGAGATCCGAACGAGCCGGTCAACGGCGTCAACGGCCAGGCCGGCGCCGACGGCGCGGCTGGTGCCGACGGCGCCCCAGGGGCCGACGGCGCACCAGGCTTCCCCGGCGGTCGCGGCGGCCATGGCTACGGCGGCGCATTCTACTTCGACCCGAACTGCGCACCGACGATCCTGCATGTCACCATTCGCGGCTGCCAGGCGATCGGTGGCACCGGTGGCTTCGGTGGCACCGGTCAGGACGGACAGGACGGCCAGGATGGTGGAGACGGCCAGGCCGGCCAGGACGGCCAGGACGGCGGGCCGGGCCTGAACGACGGCCCGGACGGCAACGGCGGCGCGGGCGGCGCCGGTGGCGCGGGCGGCAATGGTGGCCCCGGTGGCGCCGGTGGTGACGGCGGCAAGGGCGGCGACGGCGGCGAGGCCCTCGGCGGCGCCATCTACTTCGGCGCCAACTGCCGACCGACGATTCGATTCCTTACCGTCACCGGTTGTGAAACCCTTCAGGGCCTTGGAAATGCCGGCGGTCCGGCCGGCGCCGGTGGCGCCGGGGGCAACGGCGGCGTGGGCGCTGAGGGTGGCGCCGGGGGCACGGGCGAAACCGACGGCGCCGAGGGCGCTGCCGGTGGCGACGGTGTCGGCGCCGATGGCGGCGCCGGTGGCGCCGGTGGCGAGATGGGGATCAACGGGCTGCGTTCGTGGGCCGGAGCGATCTTCTTCGCCGAAGACTGCCACGTGGAAATGCACGACACGGCGATCAGCGGCAACTCGGCCCTCTGGACCGTGCCGACGATCTCGTATATCGGCGGTGACGGTGGCGCCGGTGGCGCCGGCGGCAGCCCGGGCGGCAACGGGGGCGCCGGGGGCCCGGGTGGCAACGGCGAACCGGCTGGTGCCGGTGGTGCAGGCGGTGCCGCAGGGGCCGATGGCGGGCCCGGTGGCGCCGGGGCAGCGGGCGTGATCCTTCGCAGCTTCACGACCAACTTCGGCGGCGCCAATGCCTATCTGTCCAACTGTACCGTGGCCCTGACCAACACCACGATCAGCGGCAACCTCATCGAGGCCGACAGCGGCGGCGGCGAGTACTACGCCAACGACTGCACGGTCGAGATGACGCGCTGTACCATCGAGGGCAACACGGCCGGCGTCCACGGCGGCGGCCAGGCATTCGAGGCAGGCGCCTCGATCGTCCTGGATCGAAGCAGCTACTTCGACAACGAGGCCGGCGCCAACGGTGGCGGTCTGTTCCTCAGCTACAACGGCCGGCTCGAAGTCCGCGACAGCATGTTCATGGGCAACCGCACGGTGGCCTTGGGTGGCTACGGCGGCGGCATCTACGGCGGCGGCGTCTGGGACGAAGATCGTCTGGACTACTTCAACGGCGGCGCCCTGGACATTCGCAACAGCGAGTTCTCGAACAACGAGGCCGGCTACGGTGGCGGGCTCTACTGGTACGGACAGGACGCCAGCGTTCGGGTCGCCACCTCCGTGATCCGCGACAATACGGCCGCCGAAGGCGGTGGTCTCTACTGGAGTCGGGGCACGCCTGTGATCGAGAATTGCAGCATTCGAGGAAACCAGGCGACCGGGCCGCGGTACAACGTGTTCACGCCGGCGCCCACGCCCGATCCGAACGATCCGACCACGTGGCCTCCTTCGAACGTCTGGCCCGATCCGGACGACCCGAACTCGATGTTCGATCCGAACGATCCGTTCACTCCGCCGGACATCGTCGAAGTCAGGAGCACCGGGCTGGGGCTCGGTGGCGGTCTGGTTTGCTGGTCGTCCAATGCCCTGATCCAGAACTGCTTCATCAATGAGAACGCGGCACAGGGGACCGGCGGCGGTGTCTTCTTCGGCGGCGACCCCTACACCCCGAGGTTGAAGAACTGCCTGATCAAGGGCAACAGCGCCACGGTCGACGGCGGTGGCATCGCCTCGCACTGGTTCGCAGCGCCGATGATCGAGAACTGCACGATCGCCGAAAACCGGGCCCTGGGGACCGGCGGCACCGGCCGCGGCAAGGGCGGCGGCATGGCCTGCTCGCACAGCAGCAATACGGTGCTGATCAACAGCATTCTGTGGGCCAATCAGGCCGCGCAGGGTTCGCAGATCTCGATCGGCAGCGAAAGCGATCCGGTGTACATCCAGCGTCCCGCGACGCTGACCGTCTCTTACAGCGCCATTCAGTACGGACGGCCGGGCGTGCACATCGAGTCCGGCCGGACCCTCAATTGGCTCCAGGGCAACATCGAGTCCGATCCGTTGTTTGTCGATTCCTACTTCCTCAGCCAGATCGCGGCCGGACAGAGCCAGAACAGCCCCGCCGTCAATGCCGGCAGTGCCACCGCGGCCCAGCTTGGCCTGGCCGATGCGACCACGCGAACCGACGGCGTGCCCGACGCCGGCGTCGTGGACATGGGCTTCCATCACCCCATCGCCATGGCGCTGTTCACGATGACGGCCGAAGTGCTGCCCAATCCGATTGATGGACAGCTTCACGGCTCGATCAGTCCGGCGTTCGCGGTAGCCTATGAAGGGGCCGCCAACAACGTCGTGAACCTGGTGGCTACGCCCGAACGGGGTTACACGGTCAGCAAGTGGACGGGGACGGACAACGACGCTTCGACGGCGCTGACCAACACCGTCACCCTCACAAGGGACCGCCGCGTCACGGTGACGTTCGAGAGGCGGCGATCGCACATGGTCACGGTGCCGGGCGATTATCTGACGATTCAGGATGCCGTTCTGGCGGCGATGGAAGGCGACACGATCGTGGTCGATCCGGGGACCTACTACAGTGGGTTCGAAGGCATTGCCCTGGCCATTGACAGGGCCGTGACAATCACGTCAAGGAACCCGGAGGACCCGAGCGTTGTAGCCGCGACGATCATTGACGGTCTCAACACGTTGGACAACACCGACTATAGCAATATCGGCGTGGTGTTCGGGCCGGAAGCGGACCGCAACACCGTGCTCAACGGATTCACCATTCAGAACTGTGGGGGCTTCGCCCAGGACGGGCTCGACGGCGACCGTGACGATGGCCGGCCCAACGGCGGCGACGGTGCACCGATTCAGGGTGCGGCCGTCATCGTGCTTCCCGGTGCGGCGCCCGTGATCAAGAATTGCGTCTTCCGCAACAATGTGGCCATCGCCGGCAACGGTGGCAGCGGCGTGGATGCCGACGACACGGCCAACGCCGGTCGCGGCGGCTGGGGCGGTTGGGCCCGCGGCGGCGCCGTCTACCTTGCCGTCGGCACCAACGCGAAGTTTGTCAACTGCACTATCGAGAACAACTTCGTCCGGGGCGGCGACGGCGGCAATGGCGGCAACTACTCCGACGATGGCGGCCGGGCCAATTACGGTGGCAACTACGTCCCGCCGGCCCCGATCGACATCGATCCGGACAGCTTTGCCGTCACGGTCGCGTCGCAGGACCTGTGGCGGGTATGGCAGTGGGACGACGCCTTCAGCGTCGAGACCACGTTTGGCACGCGGCCGTACTCTGCCGCCACGGGGATCATCAACAACACCGGGGCGTACTTTGGGCCCCAGCGCTGGTATTCCGGCTATGGCGGCGGCGTCTACATTGACCAGAGCAGCAGCGCCGAGTTCATCTCCTGTACGATCCGGGGCAACCGTTCCTACGGCGGCATCAGCGGCCAGGGCGGCGCGACCAGTTCGGGCCGATTCGAGGAGCCGTTGATCCCGTTCCAGATGCCGTCCTACGGCGCCGGTGTCTATTGTGCGGCCGGGGCGAACGTGGTCTTCACCAGTTGCACCTTCGAGGACAACGTGGCCTCCCCGACGACGGCCGGGCAGGACCCAAACTTCAGCCTCGATCCGTACGTCAGCTTCGGCGGCGGCGTCGCAGCCGAAGGCACAGCCAACTTGACGTTCATCGACTGCAACTTCGTTGACAACACCGCCGTCACCGGGGCCGGCATCTACGTCGTCGATTCGGGTGTCAGCGTCGTTGACTGCAACGTGGCGCAGAACACGGCCCTTCGCGGCGGTGGCCTGGCCGGCATGGGCGGGTCCATCGGTGTGGCCGGAGGCCGTTTCTGGAACAACTGGGTGGTCGGTGACGTGAACGATCCGAACGATCAAACCAATGTCCCTGTCGGCGGTGGCATGTTCTTCTCGGCGGCCAGTGCCCTGGTCGAGGACTGTGAGATCGCCGGCAACATCTCGGACGGCTCCGGCGGCGGAGTGTATCTGCGAGGCCAGAGCGCCGTGCAGATCGTCAACTGTCTGATCCGCAACAACCGGGCCTTCCGCGACGGCGGCGGCGTCTCGACCAACTGGTACGCCGAACCGACGATCCGCAACTGCACGTTCGTCACCAACGCGGCGCCGGGCATGCCCGACGATCCGAACAACACCGGGTTTGGCGGCGCCATCTTCTGCGGCTACCTCAGCCACGCGACAGTGGTCGACTCGATTCTCTGGGGCAACGTCGCCCGTCTGGGCGGGGAGTTGGCCGTGGGCAGCGGGTTCGAATTCAGTCCGCTCTGCGGCACGCTTCGCGTCTCGTACAGCAACATCCGCGTCGGGGCCAACGATGTCTGGGCCGACCCGGGTTGTACGCTTGCCTTCGGTGACGGCATCCTCCGCACCGACCCGCTGTTTGTCAGCGGCATCCTGGGCGACTTCTATCTGAGCAACCGCAACGCCGGCCAGTCGCGAACGAGTCCGGCCGTCAATGCGGGCAGCGACTTCGCCGGCAACGTCGGCATGTCGCGGTCCACGACCCGCACCGACCACGTCCCCGACACCGGTCGGGTGGACATGGGGTATCACTATCCGTTCCTCGAGCCGTGCAAGTTCTGCGATCTGGTCTTCGACGGGATCATCAACTTCCAGGACTTCGCCGCCTTTGCCACCCGGTGGCTCGACGAGAACTGCTCCGAGGCGAACGGATGGTGCGGCCAGGCTGACGTGACGTTCGATTCCCGTGTGAATGCCCGCGATCTGATGGTCCTGGCCGACTGCTGGCTGGTTCAGGATACAACGCCGCCGGCGCCGAACCCGGCCGAGTGGGACGAGTTGCCTCGTTTGTCCGGCGGCACGGCGCGGATGGTCGCCAAAGAGGCGATCGACGCGTGGGGTTGGCCGGTCGAGTACTACTTCGAGAACGTCAGCGGCGGTGGCCACGACAGTGGCTGGCAGAGCAGCCGGATCTACAACGACACGGGCCTGTCGAGCGCCGGGCAATACGGCTACCGCGTCAAGGCACGCGACGCGCTGGGCAATGAGACGAGGTTCTCGGCGGTCCGCTACGCCGGCACGGCCGACAGGGTCCCGCCCGCGCCCGAGCCCTACATCCTGCCGAATGCGGTGGTGACGTCGCAGACGATCACGATGACCGCCACGGAAGCGTACGACATCAGCGGCGTGCAGTACTTCTTCGATACGAATACGCCGGGCGCCAACGATAGCGGATGGATCGATACGAACACCTACACCGATGCCAACCTGGCGCCGGGGATGACGTACTGCTACCGCGTCAGGGCCAGGGATATGTCGGCCAACCAGAACGAGACCCCGTACTCCGCCTGGCGATGCTTCACGACGGCGATCCCGGATGAAACAACGCCGCCGGAGCCGAACCCGATGGCGTTCGACCCGAACGGTCTGCCGCGCGAGTACGACTTCGACGGCTCTGCGAATACGGCGTTCGACTACTACGTAGAGATGATGGCGGTGACCGCCACCGACGACAGCGGCGTGGTCGAATACTACTTCGAGTGCAAACAACACAGCCGGGTCTACCCCGATGGCTTCAGCAGCGGTTGGCAGGCCGATCCGGTCTGGCGCGTTCCCGTCGGCAGACAGGGACAGGGGCTCGAGTTCCGTGTCCGGGCCCGCGACGCCTCGGGCAACATGACGGCCTGGTCGCCGTGGGTGATGGCGCTGCCCAGGCCGAACCAGCCGGCTTTGGAGGACGCCGAGGCCGCCGCAGGGGGTGGGGCGGCTGCACAATAGCCGCGGTCCGAAAGGCCGCGTAACGAAGATTTCGCTTAGCCCCGGTCGTCAGTGGCCGGGGCTGAGTTTTGCGCTGCCGCAAAGCGACCGGTTGTGTGGCGTGATATGAAGCGGGCCGACGCAATGGATCGTTGCGCCGGCCCGATGGGATCGAGGCAATTGTATGGGCTACTTGATCCTGGCCTTGAGGGCCTGGTAGCCGTAGTGCATCATCAGATGGTCCAGGATGATCAGCGCCGTGAAGTTCTCGGCCACCGGCCAGATCCGCGCGACGATGGTCGGGTCGCGTCGCGTGATGGCCGCCAGTTGCGTGTTCTCCTGGGTGTATTTGTCGATGGTCTTCTGCGGCTTGTCGATTGTGGGCGTCGGCTTGACCGCCAGGCGCGCGACGATGGGCTGGCCCGTGGTCAGCCCGCCCGTGATGCCGCCGGCGTTGTTGGACTCGAAGACCACCTCGCCGTCGACGGCCCGCATCTGGTCGTTGTTCTGATAGCCGGTCATGTCCTTGACCGCGAACCCCGCGCCGATCTCGACGCCCTTGACCGCGCCGATGCCGAGCATGCGGCCGAGTTCGGCGTCGAGCTTGTTGAAGACCGGCTCACCCAGTCCCACCGGGGCGCCGAGGACGACCACTTCGACCAGTCCGCCGGCCGAATCGCCGCCGGCCGAGATCCTGTTGCAGGCGTCGACCATGGCCTGTCCGGCGTCGATGTCGGGACAGTTGACCACCGCGTGGACCCCGTACTTGTCGCGGACCTCCGCGGCGCTCATCTGCGGGGCCTTGTCGCGAATCGGGTCGATCTCCTGCTCGATCTGGGCCATGACCGCCGCCTTCTCCAGGAACCGCATGTCCATCGTGATGCGGCCCTTGACGTAGACCTCCTGATAGAACGGGTCGAGGGCGTGCCGCATCGCCTTGTAGCGGTCGGTGGATTCCAGCGCCCGCTCGTAGGGCACGTCGGGACATCGGACGCCGGCGATCTCCTTGACATAGGAGAAGACCTCGATCCCGCATTGCTTGAGGATCTTCTTGGCGACGTAGCCGGCCGCAACGATCGTCGATGTGTACCGCCCGCTGAAGATGCCGGCGCCGATCGCGTCGTCGTCCGGGCCGTACTTGACGAAGCTCGCATACGAGGCATGGCCGGGTCGCGGCGTGCGGTTCGTGTCCTGGTACTGCTTGATGTGGATGAAGTGCCGGTCCAGATTCGGGATCAGGATGACCAGCGGTGTGCCGTTGGTGTGGTTCTTGTTGCCGGCGTTCTCGATCGTGTCGGCGGCGTTGAGACCCGCGTAGATGATCGGCAGGTCCGGCTCCTTGCGCGGGCTGCTCAGCTCGTCGGCGCCGGGCTTTCGCAGCAGGAGATCGCCGTAGATTTCCTGCTCGGTGAGCAGCATCCCCGGCGGCACGCCCTGGAGCGTACTGGAGAGCCCTTCCTGATACGAACCGCCTGCGACGGTAAGCTGAAAGTTGTGTCCAAGGTGACATCCAAGCATTGCGAATCCCCTTTCCAAGTCGGGTTGTCAATATCAAGTGGATTTTACAATCCAGGGCCGCGCAAAGCAAGCGCACGTGCCCTTGGCAGGGAGTGTTTCGGCCTCGACGATGGCGGCGGCGGCCCGACGATCAGTCCAGCAGCGTCATGTCGGCCCCGACCGACTGCATCAGGTCCACGAAGTCCGGGAAGGTCACGGCGACGGCCTCGGCCGTATCGATGGTGCACGGCGCGTCGAGCCCCATCGCGCCTATGGAAAGCGCCATGACGATGCGATGGTCGCTCCATCCGTCCAGGTGGGCCGCCTTCAGCTTGCTGTGATGCACGACCAGGCCGTCGGGCAGCTCCTCGACACGGGCGCCCATCTTCGCCAGCTCCCGGGCCATGCACGCGATCCGGTCGGTCTCCTTCATCCGCGCCTGCGGCACGTTGACCAGACGCGTGGTCCCTTCGGCGTAGGCGCCGACCACCGCCATCGCCGGCAGGGCGTCGGGCGTGGCATTCATGTCGATCTCGACACCCTTGAGCGAGGCGGCCCTGACCGTGATGGCGTTGGCGTCGATGGAGATGTCGGCCCCCATGGCCCGCAGGTAGTCCACCACGCCCTTGTCCGGCTGGCTGTCGGCGAAGTCCAGTCCGTCGAGTGTGATCTCGTCGGCGAAGAGGGCCCCGGCGCAGAGAAAGAAGGTCGCGCTGGAGAAATCAGCCGGGACCGGCATGTCATACGGCTTGTACCGCTGCCCGCCCTGGACGCGGAAGCGGCGCATCCGGTCGTTCTCGTAGGCGATCCCTTGCTTGTCGAGCCAATCGAGGGTCATCTGCACGTAGCCCGGCTCGTTGAGCAGCGTCACGTCGATCTCCGTGTCACCGGCTGCCAGCGGCGCGCACATCAGCAGGCTCGTGACATACTGGCTGGTCTTGGCCTCGATGGAGGTGTGGCCGCCCTTGAGCTGTCCGCCGACGCGGACGGGGGCCTTGCCGTTGCCCTTGAGACTGACGCACTCGGCGCCGAGGTCCTGCAATGCCTCCAGCAGGGGGCCGACCGGGCGCGTCTGGATCTGGGCGTCGCCGGTGAAGGTCGTTCTCTGGCCGCGCTCGGCGAGGGCGGCCGAACCCATCGCGATCCGCAGGGTCGTGCCGCTGTTGAGCACGTCGATCGTCTCGGCCGGCGGGACGATCCGACCGCCGACGCCGGAGACCTTCCACAGGCTCGAGTCGCTCGTGTCGATCTCGGCGCCGAGC is from Anaerobaca lacustris and encodes:
- the aroA gene encoding 3-phosphoshikimate 1-carboxyvinyltransferase → MQLVSRRSRLRGSVLIPASKSHTIRAVAVAALADGRSLIHNPLLSGDSEAAVRCYRALGAEIDTSDSSLWKVSGVGGRIVPPAETIDVLNSGTTLRIAMGSAALAERGQRTTFTGDAQIQTRPVGPLLEALQDLGAECVSLKGNGKAPVRVGGQLKGGHTSIEAKTSQYVTSLLMCAPLAAGDTEIDVTLLNEPGYVQMTLDWLDKQGIAYENDRMRRFRVQGGQRYKPYDMPVPADFSSATFFLCAGALFADEITLDGLDFADSQPDKGVVDYLRAMGADISIDANAITVRAASLKGVEIDMNATPDALPAMAVVGAYAEGTTRLVNVPQARMKETDRIACMARELAKMGARVEELPDGLVVHHSKLKAAHLDGWSDHRIVMALSIGAMGLDAPCTIDTAEAVAVTFPDFVDLMQSVGADMTLLD